One genomic segment of Stigmatopora argus isolate UIUO_Sarg chromosome 18, RoL_Sarg_1.0, whole genome shotgun sequence includes these proteins:
- the erbb2 gene encoding receptor tyrosine-protein kinase erbB-2 has protein sequence MQAATSLLLLGAVLLQGSGSLAREVCLGTDMKLALPSSVDNHYETLKLLYTGCQVVHGNLEITHLHGKPDLSFLQGIVEVQGYVLVAHVSVELVPLDNLRIIRGSQLYNSSYALVVQDNPPGAQGGLRTLRLRSLTEILLGGVYIWGNPHLCFPDPKKIVWPDTLDEQNIQAGLQLRLQARAPNCPSCAPSCNGSCWGETAQDCQTLTRINCTSGCQRCKGPLPNDCCHMQCAAGCTGPKDSDCLACRHFNDSGVCKDNCPPPTIYDPVTFQTKLNPDKKFNFGATCVKTCPHNYLAMDVACTLVCPKANQEVIISNPDGDETQKCEKCEGDCPKVCYGLGMDNLGVMDNHGVTMVTSSNVGQFSSCKKIFGSLAFLSQSFTGDPVSNTSGLTLDQLTAFKNLEEITGYLYIDSWPQDWTNLSAFENLKVIRGRMLYKGVFSLAVQNLHIQSLGLRSLRSISGGLILLHNNSQLCYTDSLPWNSLLHPTQGPHYIVNHNRDRKLCEAEGLVCHPLCEGGCWGPGPSQCVSCKSFRRGAECVEQCHLHLGPVREYIDGFSCIACHAECRPLNGSVTCHGQGADQCSECQNFQDGQSCVEHCPSGVKEDHQTVWKYTNATGHCLPCNTNCTLSCTQMDERGCPIHPKTGPGTTIAAAVGGVVLFFILLALLVFYLRRQKKLKKKETLRRILQEHELVEPLTPSGASPNQAQMRILKETELKKLRVLGAGAFGTVYKGVWTPDGENVKIPVAIKVLRENTSPKANKDILDEAYVMAGVASPHVCRLLGICLTSTVQLVTQLMPYGCLLDYVRENKDRIGSQFLLNWCVQIAKGMNYLEEVRLVHRDLAARNVLVKNPNHVKITDFGLARLLDIDETEYHADGGKVPIKWMALESILHRKFTHQSDVWSYGVTVWELMTFGAKPYDMIPARDIPEVLEGGERLPQPVICTIDVYMIMVKCWMIDPDSRPKFKDLVGDFSAMARDPPRYVVIQNDEQMSLSSPVDSQFFRMLLEEDGNNMRELLDAEKYLVPQPNLYPRQSGDGAPSNGPSRHHSYRSRDQGLDVDPPTAAAAPRTVYSSLGTLGRNQYPTLPGGAGASNGTWTPLYPTLARSPSSGGQSDSVFLDGPPEDASVAPASPGRYCKDPTYGSQGELETDGPNGCLHPLHLHHSLPRRTHVYHQNHVLPEYVNQKVAETRPERPTTLPRKLSKVDRRLPNGLNSGHSVENARYLVPSSPPAFDNPYYLDLVAKAKAAVTPNGSTEAEPDGQVNGFVTPTAENPEYLGLADTWSGNTLTS, from the exons GGAATCGTGGAGGTGCAAGGCTACGTTTTAGTAGCTCACGTTTCGGTGGAATTGGTGCCACTGGACAACCTTCGAATTATCCGTGGCAGCCAGCTGTACAACTCCAGCTATGCTCTGGTGGTGCAGGATAATCCTCCGGGCGCCCAAGGTGGACTGCGGACACTTCGTCTTCGCAGCCTCACCG AGATTCTTTTGGGTGGCGTCTATATTTGGGGAAACCCCCACCTGTGCTTCCCGGACCCCAAGAAGATTGTGTGGCCGGACACCTTAGACGAGCAGAACATCCAGGCAGGGTTGCAACTGCGACTGCAGGCCAGGGCGCCCAACT GTCCCAGTTGCGCCCCCTCGTGCAACGGCAGCTGCTGGGGAGAAACGGCACAGGATTGCCAAACCT TGACCCGAATCAATTGCACGTCAGGCTGCCAGCGGTGTAAAGGACCCCTGCCCAACGACTGCTGCCACATGCAGTGCGCCGCCGGCTGCACGGGACCCAAAGATTCCGATTGTCTG GCGTGCCGACACTTTAACGACAGCGGCGTGTGTAAGGATAACTGCCCCCCGCCCACCATCTACGACCCCGTAACCTTCCAGACCAAACTCAACCCGGACAAAAAGTTCAACTTTGGCGCTACCTGCGTCAAGACGTGCCCAC ATAACTACCTGGCCATGGATGTAGCCTGCACATTGGTTTGCCCTAAAGCCAACCAGGAAGTCATCATCTCCAATCCAGATGGTGACGAGACGCAGAAATGCGAAAAATGTGAAGGAGACTGTCCGAAAG TGTGTTATGGCCTGGGTATGGACAACCTTGGCGTCATGGACAATCACGGCGTCACCATGGTAACCTCTTCCAATGTGGGACAGTTCAGCTCTTGTAAGAAGATTTTTGGAAGTCTGGCCTTCCTCAGTCAGAGTTTCACTGG GGACCCTGTGAGCAACACATCCGGCTTGACTCTGGACCAGTTGACAGCCTTCAAGAACCTAGAGGAGATAACAG gttATTTGTACATTGATTCCTGGCCACAAGACTGGACTAACCTATCTGCCTTTGAAAACTTGAAGGTGATCCGTGGCAGGATGCTCTACAA GGGTGTGTTTTCTCTAGCTGTGCAGAACCTCCACATCCAGTCGCTCGGCTTGCGTTCGCTACGCAGCATCAGCGGAGGTTTGATCCTGTTGCACAACAACTCACAGCTGTGCTACACAGATTCCTTACCCTGGAACAGCCTGCTCCATCCCACCCAAGGGCCCCACTACATAGTCAATCACAACCGAGACCGCAAACTTTGTG AGGCGGAGGGGCTCGTTTGTCACCCGTTGTGCGAGGGAGGCTGTTGGGGGCCGGGGCCCAGCCAGTGCGTCTCCTGCAAGAGTTTCCGGCGGGGCGCCGAGTGTGTTGAGCAGTGCCATCTCCACCTGGG ACCCGTTCGCGAATACATCGACGGATTCTCATGCATCGCCTGTCACGCCGAGTGTCGCCCTCTCAACGGCTCGGTCACGTGTCATGGCCAG GGTGCTGACCAGTGCAGCGAGTGCCAGAACTTCCAGGACGGGCAGTCCTGTGTGGAGCATTGCCCCAGCGGTGTGAAGGAAGACCACCAGACGGTGTGGAAGTACACCAACGCCACAGGACACTGTCTGCCCTGCAACACCAATTGCACTCTGTC GTGCACTCAGATGGATGAGAGAGGCTGTCCAATCCATCCAAAAACAGG ACCGGGCACAACAATCGCAGCTGCTGTGGGTGGCGTGGTGctcttcttcatcctcctcgCACTGCTGGTCTTCTACCTGAGAAGACAGAAGAAGTTGAAAAAGAAGGAGACCCTGAGGAGGATCCTTCAGGAGCACGAG ctgGTGGAACCTCTGACACCCAGCGGAGCGTCGCCCAATCAGGCTCAGATGCGAATCCTCAAGGAAACGGAGTTAAAAAAGCTCCGAGTGCTCGGTGCTGGCGCTTTTGGCACCGTTTACAAG GGAGTTTGGACACCGGATGGGGAAAATGTGAAGATACCGGTGGCCATCAAGGTTTTACGGGAGAACACCTCCCCAAAAGCCAATAAAGATATCCTGGAC GAGGCGTACGTGATGGCGGGAGTGGCCAGCCCTCACGTGTGTCGCCTGTTGGGGATTTGTTTGACATCTACGGTGCAGCTGGTCACTCAACTCATGCCGTACGGTTGTCTCCTCGACTACGTCCGGGAGAACAAGGATCGCATCGGCTCCCAGTTTCTCCTCAACTGGTGTGTCCAGATTGCCAAG GGAATGAACTACCTGGAGGAAGTGCGCCTCGTCCACCGAGATCTGGCGGCCCGCAACGTTTTGGTGAAAAACCCCAATCACGTGAAGATCACGGACTTCGGTTTAGCCCGTTTACTCGATATCGACGAGACGGAATATCACGCCGATGGCGGGAAG GTTCCCATTaaatggatggcgctggagTCTATTTTGCACAGAAAGTTCACACATCAGAGTGACGTTTGGAGCTATG GAGTGACGGTGTGGGAGCTGATGACGTTCGGCGCCAAACCCTACGACATGATCCCGGCTAGAGATATTCCCGAAGTTCTGGAAGGTGGCGAGCGACTCCCGCAACCCGTCATTTGCACTATTGACGTCTACATGATCATGGTCAAAT GTTGGATGATCGACCCGGACAGCCGACCTAAATTCAAAGATCTGGTGGGTGATTTTTCTGCCATGGCCAGGGACCCGCCTCGCTACGTCGTCATCCAG AACGACGAACAAATGAGCCTATCCAGCCCGGTGGACAGCCAGTTCTTCCGGATGCTTCTGGAGGAGGACGGGAATAACATGAGGGAGCTGCTGGATGCCGAGAAGTACCTGGTGCCTCAACCCAACCTCTATCCAAGGCAGTCTGGGGACGGAGCGCCCTCGAACGGACCGTCCCGCCATCATTCCTATCGG AGCAGAGACCAGGGCTTAGATGTCGATCCCCCCACGGCAGCAGCAGCCCCTCGCACCGTGTACTCCTCCCTCGGCACACTAGGCCGTAATCAGTACCCCACCCTACCGGGGGGAGCCGGTGCCTCTAACGGTACATGGACGCCTCTCTACCCTACGCTGGCACGCAGCCCCTCCTCCGGCGGCCAGTCGGACTCCGTCTTTCTGGACGGACCCCCCGAGGACGCCTCGGTGGCTCCGGCCAGCCCCGGACGCTACTGCAAGGACCCCACTTACGGGAGCCAGGGCGAGTTGGAGACAGACGGCCCCAACGGGTGCCTTCATCCCCTTCATCTACATCACTCTCTACCTAGGAGAACTCATGTTTATCATCAAAACCACGTCTTGCCAG AGTACGTCAATCAGAAGGTGGCCGAGACTAGACCGGAACGTCCGACCACGCTCCCCCGGAAACTCTCCAAAGTGGACCGCCGCCTCCCCAACGGCTTGAATTCGGGCCACAGCGTGGAGAATGCCAGGTACTTGGTCCCATCCAGCCCGCCCGCCTTCGACAACCCCTACTACCTAGACCTGGTGGCCAAAGCCAAAGCCGCGGTGACGCCAAACGGCTCGACGGAAGCGGAGCCCGACGGACAAGTCAACGGATTTGTCACTCCCACGGCGGAGAATCCAGAATATCTGGGCCTAGCGGACACCTGGAGCGGAAACACATTGACCTCTTAA